In the genome of Tripterygium wilfordii isolate XIE 37 chromosome 19, ASM1340144v1, whole genome shotgun sequence, one region contains:
- the LOC119985998 gene encoding probable ubiquitin-like-specific protease 2A, whose translation MGKQKKNVGEEESPVVDLSCPSSKIYEDISKHRTCWLHNVAYLRGIRKKISKQQAEQLRSFELTSPCFLGTFPSSRRSKVTKMHENAITKETKKLDSTTFESYFQNLWRSLPEDKRISFTYIDCLWFSLYMNISTKEKVLSWIKRKQIFSKKYVIVPIVIWSHWNLLIFCNFDESMQSKTRTPCMLLLDSLENANPRRLEPDIRKFVWDIYKTEGRTEDRKSIYRIPLLVPKVPQQRDGEECGGFVLYYINQFVQGAPENFSIKDFPYFMDRNWFSADIVAHFCGELKALKM comes from the exons ATGGGGAAGCAGAAAAAGAACGTAGGTGAAGAAGAGTCTCCAGTCGTTGATCTCTCGTGTCCCTCTTCAA AGATTTATGAAGATATTTCCAAACACCGCACATGTTGGCTTCACAATGTAGCATATTTGCGTGGTATCAGAAAGAAGATATCTAAACAACAAGCTGAGCAGTTAAGGAGCTTTGAATTAACTTCGCCCTGTTTTTTAGGTACATTCCCCAGTAGCAGGCGGTCAAAGGTGACTAAAATGCATGAAAATGCCATCactaaagaaacaaaaaagctaGACAGTACAACGTTTGAATCCTATTTCCA AAACTTATGGAGAAGCTTGCCGGAGGATAAAAGGATTTCATTTACATACATCGACTGCTTATGGTTTAGCTTGTACATGAATATTTCCACTAAAGAAAAAGTATTGTCGTGGATCAAGAGGAAGCAAATTTTTTCGAAGAAATATGTTATTGTTCCTATAGTCATCTG GAGTCATTGGAACCTTCTGATCTTTTGCAACTTTGATGAGAGTATGCAATCCAAAACCAGAACTCCATGCATGCTGTTACTGGATTCCCTTGAAAATGCTAACCCTAGGCGACTTGAACCGGATATAAGGAA ATTTGTATGGGACATCTATAAAACAGAAGGCAGGACTGAGGATAGAAAGTCGATCTATCGAATTCCATTGTTGGTGCCTAAG GTGCCACAACAGAGAGACGGTGAAGAATGTGGCGGTTTTGTTCTCTACTACATAAACCAATTTGTGCAGGGTGCTCCAGAGAATTTCAGCATAAAGGATTTCCCGTACTTT ATGGATCGAAACTGGTTCAGCGCTGACATTGTCGCACACTTTTGTGGGGAACTTAAGGCCCTTAAAATGTGA